The Cucumis melo cultivar AY chromosome 6, USDA_Cmelo_AY_1.0, whole genome shotgun sequence genome includes a region encoding these proteins:
- the LOC103490660 gene encoding uncharacterized protein LOC103490660 yields MAARYNLRSISLPSRSHPTTLKIEEQLSKLKPLENSSPSTSKSICNGLLGLDDLYASMDELLQMASTKQVLSRHQNRKWVDELVDGFMKLLDTCGRTRDMILQIQEQAQALQSALRRRKGDSSIRNAIANYTHLRKRTKKEALKLISSTKQMNEKMGSTQLMNQDLHLYAIIRGLKESCFVTISIFTSLLSFLGIQSGKWKPSRWALVSKVLMRKGGIACEQKDEIGDEMGDVEAALEALGEGIDGEKLQWARRRLEGLEMGMEGIENGVNAIFRQMIRTRASLLNLISQ; encoded by the coding sequence ATGGCTGCTCGTTACAATTTACGATCAATTAGCTTACCTTCAAGATCCCATCCCACCACCCTCAAAATCGAAGAGCAACTAAGCAAGTTGAAGCCATTGGAGAACTCATCTCCTTCAACTTCCAAGTCAATCTGCAATGGCTTATTGGGACTGGACGATTTATACGCTTCCATGGATGAGCTTCTCCAAATGGCATCCACCAAACAGGTCTTATCAAGACACCAGAACAGGAAATGGGTGGACGAACTGGTCGATGGATTCATGAAGCTTTTAGACACCTGCGGGAGGACAAGAGACATGATATTACAAATACAGGAACAAGCTCAAGCTTTGCAATCCGCTCTTCGTAGAAGAAAGGGAGATTCAAGCATCAGAAACGCTATAGCTAATTACACACACCTGAGAAAGAGGACGAAGAAGGAGGCACTGAAATTGATCTCATCAACAAAACAAATGAACGAGAAAATGGGATCGACTCAACTGATGAATCAAGATCTCCATCTCTATGCTATAATTAGAGGCCTAAAAGAATCATGTTTCGTAACGATTTCCATTTTCACATCCCTCTTGTCGTTCTTAGGGATTCAATCAGGGAAATGGAAGCCGAGTCGGTGGGCATTGGTCTCAAAAGTTCTGATGCGAAAGGGAGGGATAGCGTGCGAACAAAAAGACGAAATAGGCGATGAAATGGGGGATGTGGAAGCGGCATTGGAGGCTCTGGGAGAGGGGATCGACGGGGAGAAACTGCAATGGGCGAGAAGAAGGTTAGAAGGATTAGAAATGGGGATGGAAGGGATTGAGAATGGGGTGAATGCGATATTCAGGCAGATGATTAGAACTAGAGCTTCTCTCTTGAATTTGATCTCTCAATAA
- the LOC103490659 gene encoding uncharacterized protein LOC103490659 → MAALLHPPPPEQNYLEKLDVFKIKGRDKQGRRILRITGKFFPARVVSLDVLKKHLEEKIFPRLKNKRFTILYFHTGVQRSQNFPGIAALRSIYDAIPAAVKANLEAVYFVHPDLQARLFLATLGRIFFTSEVYGKVRYVSRIDLLWEHVRRNEIEVPEFIYDHDEDLEYRPMMDYGLESDHPRVYGAPSVESHVYSMRCIS, encoded by the exons ATGGCCGCTCTCCTTCACCCTCCTCCGCCGGAGCAAAACTACCTCGAAAAGCTCGACGTCTTCAAGATCAAAGGCAGAGATAAACAAGGCCGCCGCATTCTCCGCATCACTGGAAAATTCTTTCCAg CTCGGGTTGTGAGTTTGGATGTGCTGAAAAAGCATCTGGAGGAGAAGATCTTCCCTAGGCTTAAGAACAAGCGTTTTACGATCTTGTACTTCCATACCGGCGTTCAAAGGAGCCAAAATTTTCCCGGAATCGCCGCCCTTCGATCAATCTATGACGCGATTCCGGCCGCCGTCAAGGCTAATCTTGAAGCCGTGTATTTCGTTCACCCAGATCTCCAGGCCCGACTCTTCCTCGCCACTCTCGGTCGCATTTTCTTCACTAGCGA GGTGTATGGAAAGGTGAGGTACGTGAGTAGAATTGATCTGCTGTGGGAGCATGTACGGAGGAACGAGATCGAGGTTCCAGAATTCATATATGATCATGATGAAGATCTTGAGTATCGTCCCATGATGGATTATGGTCTTGAGAGTGATCATCCTAGGGTTTACGGTGCACCATCTGTCGAATCTCACGTCTACTCCATGAGGTGCatttcataa